A genomic stretch from Moraxella nasicaprae includes:
- a CDS encoding threonine/serine exporter family protein, with amino-acid sequence MDFIQDIILSCIITLGWCLMFTLPRRYIGHCMVITALGFGSRLVMTHFGVHLAVATFFGSMFASFLGVYFAQRYRLPPKALIVPSLICMMPGIAAYKAMVSMVQIGYFGFSMELFVLMMSYFFDAIFVISALVLGLSIPGILFYRRKPIV; translated from the coding sequence ATGGATTTTATCCAAGACATTATATTATCTTGCATCATCACTTTGGGTTGGTGCTTGATGTTCACGCTACCAAGACGGTATATTGGGCATTGCATGGTTATTACGGCATTGGGTTTTGGTTCTAGGCTGGTGATGACGCATTTTGGGGTGCATTTGGCGGTGGCGACTTTTTTTGGTTCGATGTTTGCCAGCTTTTTGGGGGTATATTTTGCTCAGCGATACCGTTTACCGCCTAAGGCATTGATTGTGCCGAGTTTAATCTGCATGATGCCTGGTATCGCCGCCTACAAAGCGATGGTGAGCATGGTGCAAATTGGCTATTTTGGCTTTTCGATGGAGTTATTTGTCCTGATGATGTCGTATTTTTTTGATGCAATTTTTGTGATTTCGGCATTGGTGTTAGGCTTATCCATTCCAGGCATTCTTTTTTATCGCCGTAAGCCGATTGTTTGA
- the prmB gene encoding 50S ribosomal protein L3 N(5)-glutamine methyltransferase, producing the protein MSENGELTQADIAALYAELAEAENALVTIRDFIRFVVTKLRQYDVVVAQGTTDEFAEAAAIVLHSLSLEWSADEQILECKLTPSEKQEVLTLLSERIIQRKPLSYLINLAYFCNLPFYVDERVLIPRSPIAELINQKFYPYFDVDDAKKSEFFQHGLAEKQLSAPERILDLCTGSGCIAIALAKAFPDANVDGADIDKDALEVAWTNVEHHEIEHQVNLLESDLFAKIPAENQYELIVTNPPYVDAAVMAELPPEFLHEPEHALAAGQDGLDLVHQILYHAPDYLTPDGLLVCEVGDSEWALRQAYPEIQFEWLNFEKGGSGIFAIDYEELMEYRDEFARQVERVTGVALA; encoded by the coding sequence ATGAGCGAAAATGGCGAGCTGACCCAAGCAGATATTGCAGCATTGTATGCTGAGCTTGCTGAGGCAGAAAATGCCTTAGTTACCATTCGTGATTTTATCCGTTTTGTCGTAACAAAACTGCGTCAATATGATGTCGTGGTGGCACAAGGCACAACCGATGAATTTGCCGAAGCGGCGGCGATTGTACTGCATTCGTTATCATTGGAGTGGTCAGCTGATGAGCAGATTTTGGAATGTAAACTTACGCCCAGCGAAAAACAAGAAGTGCTGACCTTGTTGTCTGAACGCATCATTCAGCGTAAGCCGTTGTCTTATTTGATTAACTTAGCGTATTTTTGTAATTTGCCATTTTATGTGGACGAGCGAGTTTTGATACCTCGTTCCCCGATTGCCGAGCTGATTAACCAAAAATTCTATCCATACTTTGATGTCGATGATGCCAAAAAATCAGAATTTTTCCAACATGGATTGGCAGAAAAACAACTGTCCGCCCCAGAAAGGATTCTTGATTTGTGCACAGGTTCTGGCTGTATCGCCATCGCTCTTGCTAAGGCATTTCCTGACGCCAATGTGGACGGAGCAGATATTGATAAAGACGCCTTAGAAGTGGCGTGGACGAATGTTGAGCATCATGAGATTGAACATCAGGTCAATCTTTTAGAGAGTGATTTATTTGCCAAAATCCCTGCTGAAAATCAGTATGAACTCATCGTCACCAACCCGCCTTATGTGGATGCAGCTGTGATGGCAGAACTACCACCAGAGTTCTTGCACGAGCCAGAACACGCCTTGGCAGCAGGGCAAGATGGTTTGGATTTGGTGCATCAGATTTTGTACCATGCCCCTGATTATCTAACCCCTGACGGCTTGCTTGTGTGCGAGGTGGGCGATAGTGAATGGGCGTTGCGTCAAGCCTATCCTGAGATTCAGTTTGAATGGCTCAACTTTGAAAAAGGCGGTAGTGGTATTTTTGCCATCGATTATGAAGAGTTGATGGAATATCGTGATGAATTTGCCCGCCAAGTAGAGCGAGTGACAGGTGTAGCATTAGCGTGA
- the aroC gene encoding chorismate synthase, which yields MSGNTIGKLFTVTTCGESHGVGLMAIVDGVPPNLPLTEEDLQIELDRRKPGTSKFATQRKEDDKVEIISGVFEGKTTGTPIGLLIRNTDQKSKDYGNIATTFRPNHADYAYTMKYGFRDYRGGGRSSARETAMRVAAGAIAKKYLKERLGIVIRGVVTQIGTEKAEKLDWDIVDTNPFFCGDETAIPRFEQLITSLREQGTSCGARLEIYAENVPVGLGEPVFDRLDADIAFAMMSINAVKGVEIGDGFDVAGQFGHQAQDELTPNGFTANHAGGILGGISSGQTIKVAIALKPTSSITTAGKSIDLDGNPVDVITKGRHDPCVGVRAVPIAESMLAIVLLDHYLRHRGQNSDVVQPLKPIE from the coding sequence ATGTCAGGCAACACCATTGGAAAATTATTTACCGTAACCACCTGTGGCGAGTCGCACGGTGTGGGTTTGATGGCGATTGTGGACGGTGTACCGCCCAATTTGCCACTCACCGAAGAAGATTTGCAAATTGAATTGGATAGAAGAAAACCCGGCACTTCCAAATTTGCCACGCAACGAAAAGAAGATGATAAGGTAGAAATCATCTCTGGCGTGTTTGAAGGCAAAACGACTGGCACACCCATTGGACTACTTATCCGTAACACCGACCAAAAGTCCAAAGATTATGGCAACATTGCAACAACCTTTCGCCCCAATCACGCCGATTATGCCTACACGATGAAATATGGCTTTCGGGATTATCGGGGCGGTGGGCGTTCGTCTGCACGAGAGACGGCAATGCGTGTGGCGGCAGGGGCGATTGCCAAAAAGTATCTTAAAGAACGCTTAGGCATTGTCATTCGTGGCGTTGTTACCCAAATTGGCACGGAAAAAGCGGAGAAATTGGATTGGGACATTGTAGATACCAACCCATTTTTTTGTGGTGATGAGACCGCAATTCCACGCTTTGAACAGCTCATCACAAGTTTGCGAGAGCAGGGGACAAGCTGTGGGGCAAGGCTAGAAATCTATGCCGAAAATGTGCCTGTGGGGCTTGGCGAGCCTGTGTTTGACCGCCTTGATGCCGATATTGCTTTTGCGATGATGTCTATCAATGCGGTGAAGGGCGTGGAGATTGGCGATGGTTTTGATGTGGCAGGGCAGTTTGGACACCAAGCCCAAGATGAGCTTACGCCCAATGGCTTTACTGCCAATCACGCAGGCGGGATTTTGGGTGGCATATCAAGCGGTCAGACCATTAAGGTTGCCATTGCCCTAAAACCGACTTCTAGCATTACAACGGCTGGCAAATCCATTGACCTAGATGGCAATCCTGTTGATGTCATCACCAAAGGTCGCCACGACCCTTGTGTGGGGGTGCGAGCTGTACCGATTGCTGAGAGTATGCTGGCGATTGTTCTCTTAGACCATTATTTACGCCATCGGGGGCAAAATAGCGATGTGGTACAGCCGTTAAAACCGATAGAGTGA
- a CDS encoding DNA gyrase inhibitor YacG, with amino-acid sequence MTDVVCYPCPTCQQPAIWQDNPNRPFCSERCKLIDLGAWAAEDYKIQAQDSPFSQELDG; translated from the coding sequence ATGACTGATGTAGTTTGTTATCCTTGTCCCACTTGTCAGCAGCCTGCGATTTGGCAAGACAATCCTAATCGACCATTTTGTTCTGAGCGATGTAAACTGATTGACTTAGGTGCTTGGGCTGCCGAAGATTATAAAATTCAAGCACAGGATTCGCCATTTAGCCAAGAGCTGGACGGTTGA
- a CDS encoding DUF3360 domain-containing protein, whose product MSDVNSSWSDDEMSSKSYQELHKPSSSFASRDAYLNHELQIMKPKRWAINLPFRDYRFEFEDAIPAMAGTIGKIVMVGAMAAAFATPLGLGEAFILENVRYEMLIASVIILLFSGLFLPTSNLPGTHGPLIPLIPLVVTAGGHPLAFGLLIGIFGILLAVFKGGSLLARLTSNGVAGGLLLYLGFVGLIGQVKNMNAWASNIGMPHISFIIILATIIMYALLEHWQKRWLAVPVGCALAGILAFALGAPFEFKTAPGLPPMSPAYWWGESTGWTLGLPDFKSFVVVFPFAVLAVAMWSPDFLGHQVFQKISYPERSERTHMNIDDTMVVCSLRQAAGSVLGGANFTSSWGTYIVPAAIAKRPIPAGAILTAVFCIIASLWGYPMDLAVWQPVLSTALIVAVFVPLLEAGMEMTRKGKTTQSAAIVVFASALVNPVFGWSLTMMLDNLGLIGDKERSRELGLSGRVIIPLVGFAILCAIMAAVGMLPGIPALLPQFRV is encoded by the coding sequence ATGAGTGATGTCAATAGCAGCTGGTCAGATGACGAAATGTCATCAAAAAGCTATCAGGAATTACATAAGCCAAGTTCTAGTTTTGCGTCCAGAGATGCCTATCTAAATCATGAATTACAAATCATGAAGCCAAAACGCTGGGCAATCAACCTTCCTTTCCGTGATTACCGATTTGAATTTGAAGATGCCATCCCTGCGATGGCTGGTACAATTGGTAAAATCGTGATGGTTGGTGCGATGGCAGCGGCATTTGCGACACCACTTGGCTTGGGCGAGGCATTCATTTTGGAAAATGTCCGATATGAAATGCTTATTGCCTCTGTTATTATCCTATTATTTTCAGGGCTATTTCTACCAACCTCAAACTTACCTGGCACACACGGCCCTTTAATCCCTCTGATTCCTCTGGTGGTTACCGCAGGTGGACACCCGTTGGCGTTTGGCTTATTGATTGGTATTTTTGGGATACTCTTAGCAGTGTTTAAAGGAGGTTCGCTCTTAGCCAGATTAACCAGTAATGGTGTGGCGGGCGGATTGTTGCTGTACTTGGGCTTTGTTGGCTTAATAGGACAAGTCAAAAACATGAATGCTTGGGCAAGCAATATCGGCATGCCGCACATTTCATTCATTATTATCTTAGCCACGATTATTATGTACGCCCTGCTTGAACATTGGCAAAAACGCTGGCTTGCCGTCCCTGTGGGTTGTGCATTGGCAGGTATTCTTGCTTTTGCTTTGGGTGCACCATTTGAATTCAAAACTGCACCAGGCTTGCCGCCAATGAGTCCTGCTTACTGGTGGGGCGAAAGCACTGGCTGGACTTTGGGTCTGCCTGATTTCAAAAGCTTTGTAGTGGTATTCCCATTTGCTGTTTTGGCGGTTGCCATGTGGTCGCCTGATTTCTTAGGTCACCAAGTTTTCCAAAAAATCAGCTATCCCGAGCGTTCAGAACGCACACACATGAACATCGATGATACCATGGTTGTCTGCTCATTGCGTCAAGCGGCAGGCTCTGTGCTTGGTGGTGCTAACTTTACCTCATCATGGGGTACATATATTGTACCTGCCGCCATCGCCAAACGCCCCATTCCAGCAGGTGCAATTTTGACTGCCGTCTTCTGTATCATTGCCAGCCTTTGGGGCTATCCGATGGACTTAGCGGTATGGCAGCCTGTACTATCCACTGCCCTGATTGTAGCGGTATTTGTACCATTGCTTGAAGCTGGCATGGAGATGACTCGTAAAGGCAAAACCACTCAATCTGCTGCCATCGTTGTCTTTGCTTCTGCCCTAGTAAATCCTGTATTTGGCTGGTCTTTGACCATGATGCTAGACAACTTGGGCTTGATTGGCGACAAAGAACGCAGTCGTGAATTGGGTCTAAGCGGACGAGTGATTATTCCTTTGGTAGGTTTTGCGATTTTATGTGCCATTATGGCAGCGGTTGGTATGCTTCCTGGCATTCCTGCATTGCTACCACAATTTAGAGTATAA
- the maiA gene encoding maleylacetoacetate isomerase, which yields MKLYSYFRSSASYRVRIALNIKNLPYEIVPVHLVKGEQKSDDYKAKNPSGLIPALELENGKVITQSMAILDYLENEYPAIPLLPKDNVNRAIVLSMCNIIACDTHPLNNLRVLKYLTGELNISDEQKQDWYAHWILVNFTALEELLKVHSGQYSFGDEITWADICLIPQVYNANRFKVDLTNFPNILKVVENCQTLEAFIIASPEKQVDFE from the coding sequence ATGAAACTTTATTCGTATTTTAGAAGTTCGGCAAGTTATCGGGTGCGTATTGCCCTAAATATTAAAAATTTGCCTTATGAGATTGTCCCTGTTCATTTGGTTAAAGGCGAACAAAAATCAGACGATTATAAAGCCAAAAACCCAAGTGGTCTTATTCCTGCTTTGGAATTAGAAAATGGCAAAGTGATTACCCAATCAATGGCAATTTTGGATTATTTGGAAAATGAATATCCAGCCATACCATTATTACCAAAGGATAATGTCAATAGAGCCATTGTTTTGTCAATGTGCAATATCATTGCTTGCGATACCCACCCTTTAAATAATTTAAGGGTGTTAAAATATTTAACAGGCGAATTAAATATCAGTGATGAGCAAAAACAAGATTGGTATGCCCATTGGATTTTGGTGAATTTTACTGCCTTAGAAGAATTATTAAAAGTTCATAGCGGTCAATACTCGTTTGGTGATGAAATTACTTGGGCGGATATTTGTTTAATCCCACAAGTGTATAATGCCAATCGCTTTAAGGTGGATTTGACCAATTTTCCTAATATTTTAAAAGTGGTGGAAAATTGCCAAACATTAGAGGCGTTTATCATAGCCAGTCCAGAAAAACAAGTGGATTTTGAATGA
- a CDS encoding DUF3883 domain-containing protein, which produces MSSLSRHQHYQLLNLLGYGLAKFNRDFIQQFNCTNKEQFYQYFVDFGIVETKSVVKNRQDLFDPYFDNGRQGWWQKKEVYEHRKILIDGLFGNENVIGYANIIKLILQNEYQIDDFLIKEDIEPIIQSKFKKMQETGLEAELYFMQNYQNIGLFSNGVLQDARLFGDGYDFQIKTGSNNYLAEVKGIRQNQGKIRLTENEYIKACEYKNDYILTLVLNLNEIPRFLTIENPIHQLNFKEVMLQSKPIKEYHLEREIC; this is translated from the coding sequence ATGAGTTCTTTGTCCAGACATCAACATTATCAGTTGTTAAATTTGCTTGGTTATGGATTGGCAAAATTTAATCGTGATTTTATCCAGCAGTTCAACTGCACCAATAAAGAGCAATTTTATCAATATTTTGTAGATTTTGGCATTGTAGAGACCAAAAGTGTGGTTAAAAATCGCCAAGATTTATTTGATCCATATTTTGATAATGGTCGTCAAGGTTGGTGGCAGAAAAAAGAGGTCTATGAGCATAGAAAGATTTTAATTGATGGATTGTTTGGCAATGAAAATGTCATTGGCTATGCCAACATTATTAAACTGATTTTGCAGAATGAGTATCAGATTGATGATTTCTTGATTAAGGAAGATATAGAGCCAATCATACAATCCAAATTCAAAAAGATGCAAGAAACTGGTTTGGAAGCTGAACTTTATTTTATGCAGAATTATCAAAATATTGGGTTATTTAGTAATGGAGTTTTGCAAGACGCACGATTATTTGGCGATGGCTATGATTTTCAAATCAAAACAGGTTCAAATAATTATTTAGCGGAAGTCAAAGGCATTCGCCAAAATCAGGGTAAAATTCGCTTGACTGAAAATGAGTACATCAAAGCCTGCGAGTATAAAAATGATTATATTCTGACTTTGGTGCTAAACTTAAATGAAATCCCAAGATTTTTGACGATTGAAAATCCAATTCATCAATTAAATTTTAAAGAAGTAATGTTGCAATCCAAACCGATTAAAGAATATCATTTGGAGCGTGAGATATGCTGA
- a CDS encoding cupin domain-containing protein: protein MNNLHETLNQFCLPEGITPEIFLAEYWQKKPLLIKQGLPALVGMFEPDDVLGLAVEDGVSARLISQHDDNPMQWSLKSSPLSEDDIDSTPTLWTILVQNLEQWSPELGELWQAFDFIPKWQQDDIMVSVAPKGGSVGAHYDEYDVFLAQGYGSRRWQLGKMCDAGTPFVAGQPIRLLDDMGEIIFDEVLEAGDVLYVPPRLSHHGIAQDDCLTFSFGFRRPNLVQVIDEIADVATTQSELFTVMTLPQSYQADAFELSKESINAIKNELLATLNSDKGDAIITQAVAELVSKRQYELLSFEDELSDDELSDRLNDGECLMLNPACRFVHHQGQWFINGENICLNEQELSLLQTLTSGDAIAIDDIDGKEILTSLTTWLNDNWLILV, encoded by the coding sequence ATGAACAACCTTCACGAAACACTAAATCAATTTTGCCTGCCAGAGGGAATCACGCCAGAGATTTTCCTTGCTGAATATTGGCAAAAAAAACCTTTATTGATTAAACAAGGCTTGCCTGCTTTGGTGGGCATGTTTGAGCCTGATGATGTGCTGGGCTTGGCGGTAGAAGATGGGGTATCTGCACGCCTCATCAGTCAGCATGACGATAATCCCATGCAGTGGTCGCTAAAATCATCGCCACTGAGTGAAGATGACATCGATAGTACACCAACCCTATGGACGATTTTGGTGCAAAATCTGGAACAATGGTCGCCTGAGCTGGGCGAACTGTGGCAAGCCTTTGATTTTATTCCAAAATGGCAACAAGACGACATCATGGTCTCTGTCGCCCCAAAAGGCGGCTCGGTCGGGGCTCACTATGATGAATATGATGTCTTTTTGGCACAAGGTTATGGGTCTCGCCGTTGGCAACTGGGCAAAATGTGCGATGCTGGCACGCCATTTGTGGCAGGTCAGCCCATTCGCCTGCTAGATGACATGGGCGAGATTATTTTTGATGAAGTGCTAGAAGCTGGCGATGTGCTGTATGTACCGCCACGCCTAAGCCATCACGGCATCGCCCAAGATGACTGTCTTACCTTCTCATTTGGTTTTCGCCGTCCAAATTTGGTGCAAGTCATTGATGAAATCGCTGATGTCGCCACCACGCAAAGCGAGCTGTTTACCGTGATGACTTTGCCACAAAGTTACCAAGCGGACGCTTTTGAATTGAGCAAAGAAAGCATCAATGCCATCAAAAACGAACTGCTTGCTACCCTAAATAGCGACAAAGGAGACGCCATCATCACTCAGGCGGTTGCCGAATTGGTCAGCAAACGCCAATATGAGTTGCTATCTTTTGAAGATGAGCTTAGTGATGATGAGCTGTCCGACCGACTCAACGATGGCGAATGCCTGATGCTCAATCCTGCTTGTCGATTTGTACATCATCAGGGTCAGTGGTTCATCAATGGCGAAAATATCTGTCTAAATGAGCAAGAATTATCACTATTACAAACGCTAACCTCAGGCGATGCGATTGCCATTGATGATATTGATGGCAAAGAAATCCTGACCAGCCTGACAACTTGGCTCAACGATAATTGGCTGATTTTGGTTTAA
- a CDS encoding threonine/serine ThrE exporter family protein, whose translation MPSIHQSVSMTNTADGQIPDEILGEMTGITYQDQQRITRLCVRCALLFMQYGGESAVVVDLTKRLGVALGVNGVECGLSFNAVTLTTIYQGRCITTVRNTVHQGINVSILVQIQQIVMQAEATRQQNHAVSVSLIGQIETAFDQMDRTTYPNALMALFVGLSCACFAYLNGGGLAISAITLVAGFVAMRMRLYLSAHHFNPFVVVIITAFVATLLGAFAYFFKLGDNADIAVAASVLLLVPSFPIINSLSDILKGYINMGVGRWMFATMLTLSACVGIVIALILLQIPHWGL comes from the coding sequence ATGCCATCAATACACCAGTCTGTTAGCATGACAAACACCGCTGATGGTCAGATTCCTGATGAGATTTTGGGTGAGATGACAGGCATTACCTATCAAGACCAGCAACGCATCACCAGATTGTGCGTGCGTTGTGCGTTGCTGTTCATGCAGTATGGTGGCGAATCTGCGGTGGTGGTTGATTTGACCAAGCGTCTGGGCGTGGCATTGGGGGTAAATGGGGTTGAATGCGGTTTGTCATTCAATGCCGTCACGCTGACCACCATCTACCAAGGTCGCTGTATCACGACGGTGCGAAATACGGTGCATCAAGGCATCAATGTGAGTATTTTGGTACAAATCCAGCAAATTGTGATGCAAGCAGAAGCGACACGCCAGCAAAATCATGCGGTATCTGTATCATTGATTGGGCAAATTGAAACAGCATTTGACCAGATGGATAGGACGACTTATCCTAATGCCTTAATGGCGTTATTTGTCGGTTTATCTTGTGCCTGTTTTGCTTATCTGAATGGCGGTGGCTTGGCGATTTCAGCGATTACTTTGGTGGCAGGATTTGTTGCCATGAGAATGCGTCTTTACTTATCCGCCCATCATTTCAATCCATTTGTGGTGGTCATCATCACGGCATTTGTGGCGACTTTACTGGGTGCGTTTGCCTACTTTTTCAAATTGGGCGACAATGCTGATATTGCGGTGGCGGCAAGCGTGTTGCTACTTGTGCCTAGTTTTCCCATCATCAACTCACTTTCCGACATTCTAAAAGGCTACATCAATATGGGCGTGGGGCGATGGATGTTTGCCACGATGCTGACTTTGTCTGCTTGTGTGGGTATTGTGATTGCACTGATTTTATTACAGATTCCACATTGGGGGCTTTGA
- a CDS encoding Na+/H+ antiporter NhaC family protein: MSNQTPLLHLTPKQAVPIAVIVVFVLALTMIKWGFVPLLSLLIVILGLLLFGLSKGLKFDDMQERMIGGVSTGMGAIYLFSSIGLLVSALMMSGAIPTLMHYGFGVLSAEWFYLSAFILSSVVGLALGSGFTTCATVGVAFLGMASGFGANPAIVAGAVVSGALFGDKMSPLSDTTAIAASIVGVDLFDHIKNMMYTTIPAWLITAIIFMFMPSATGDLSAVVELKDNLLKSGLVHGYTLIPFAILIVMALMKINAIYAISASIVTAIVLTYTHSNPTLSQMGGWFFTGYALPEGVDLGDVGKLVSRGGLQSMFFTQILVILALSLGGLLQGLGILPALLDGMRHLLTKASRGVAAAAFTSFGINILVGEQYLSLLLSGNAFLPEYKRLGLHPKNLSRTIEDAGTVINPLVPWGVYGGFLTGVFGMPVISYVPFAFFCYLCFILTLIFGFTGFTLTKIKPE; the protein is encoded by the coding sequence ATGAGCAATCAAACCCCTCTTCTACACCTAACCCCCAAACAAGCCGTCCCCATTGCCGTCATCGTGGTCTTTGTGCTGGCTTTGACGATGATTAAATGGGGCTTTGTGCCCTTGTTGTCGCTACTGATTGTCATTTTAGGTCTGTTGCTGTTTGGTTTGTCAAAGGGGCTAAAATTTGACGATATGCAAGAGCGAATGATAGGCGGCGTGTCCACAGGTATGGGGGCGATTTATCTGTTTTCGTCCATCGGTCTTTTGGTGTCTGCTTTGATGATGAGTGGGGCGATTCCCACTTTGATGCATTATGGTTTTGGGGTGTTAAGTGCCGAGTGGTTTTATCTGTCTGCCTTTATTTTGTCAAGCGTGGTGGGCTTGGCGTTGGGTAGCGGTTTTACCACTTGTGCCACCGTGGGTGTGGCGTTTTTGGGCATGGCAAGCGGTTTTGGGGCAAATCCTGCGATTGTCGCAGGAGCGGTGGTCTCTGGGGCGTTATTTGGCGATAAGATGTCGCCTTTGTCCGACACCACCGCCATTGCCGCAAGCATTGTGGGCGTGGATTTGTTTGACCATATCAAAAATATGATGTACACCACCATTCCTGCGTGGCTGATTACCGCCATTATTTTTATGTTTATGCCGTCAGCGACAGGCGATTTGTCGGCGGTGGTAGAATTAAAAGACAATCTGTTAAAAAGCGGATTGGTGCACGGATATACATTAATTCCCTTTGCCATTTTGATTGTGATGGCTTTGATGAAAATCAACGCCATCTACGCCATTTCAGCCAGCATTGTTACCGCCATTGTGCTAACCTACACCCATTCTAACCCCACCTTATCACAAATGGGTGGCTGGTTCTTTACAGGCTATGCCTTGCCAGAGGGTGTGGATTTGGGCGATGTGGGCAAACTGGTTTCTCGTGGCGGTTTGCAAAGTATGTTTTTTACCCAAATTTTGGTGATTTTGGCATTATCCTTAGGCGGACTGCTGCAAGGTCTTGGTATTTTGCCTGCCCTACTTGATGGAATGAGACACCTACTTACCAAAGCCTCTCGTGGTGTGGCAGCCGCTGCCTTTACTTCCTTTGGTATCAATATCTTGGTAGGCGAACAGTATTTGAGCCTATTATTATCAGGCAACGCCTTTTTGCCAGAATATAAGCGTTTGGGACTGCACCCAAAAAATCTATCACGCACCATTGAGGACGCTGGTACGGTCATCAATCCCCTTGTGCCGTGGGGCGTGTATGGCGGATTTTTGACAGGGGTGTTTGGTATGCCTGTGATTAGTTATGTGCCATTTGCCTTCTTTTGTTATTTGTGTTTTATTTTGACGCTGATTTTTGGTTTTACTGGATTTACTTTGACCAAAATTAAGCCTGAATAA
- a CDS encoding ribbon-helix-helix domain-containing protein — MTQQADHEKQTTFNMRVDKNLVEQFKQAARANNRTASQLLRDCMIDYVKKNRQADMFK; from the coding sequence ATGACTCAGCAAGCCGATCACGAAAAACAAACCACTTTTAATATGCGTGTGGATAAAAACTTGGTGGAGCAATTTAAGCAGGCGGCTCGTGCCAATAATCGTACCGCCAGCCAGCTGTTGCGTGATTGCATGATTGATTATGTTAAGAAAAATCGCCAAGCAGACATGTTTAAATGA
- a CDS encoding thiamine phosphate synthase — translation MNGQSKDKAPKLYLLTNDDEIDTLLDKLQRAFETGAVSLLQIRRKATLKQYDLATVYREAELIISLANDYDVGVVINEDLELASHFGTGLHLGKRDGNVRVAREILGDDAIIGTSCYADIALFKEAKREGASYGSMGTIFASITKPRASIIPRAILNRATQVALPLCAIGGIALDNIYQLRDDLNGHAIEYIAVSSDIMGHSSDSIASKCQAWRNKLENW, via the coding sequence ATGAACGGACAAAGCAAAGACAAAGCACCTAAACTGTACTTATTAACTAACGATGATGAGATAGATACCCTGCTTGATAAACTACAACGAGCCTTTGAGACAGGAGCGGTGTCGTTATTGCAAATTCGCCGTAAAGCCACTTTAAAACAATATGACCTTGCCACCGTGTACAGGGAGGCGGAGCTAATCATCAGCCTTGCCAATGATTATGATGTTGGCGTGGTCATCAATGAAGATTTGGAGTTGGCATCACATTTTGGCACAGGATTGCATTTGGGCAAACGAGATGGCAATGTGCGTGTTGCAAGAGAGATTTTGGGCGATGATGCCATTATTGGCACAAGCTGTTATGCAGATATTGCATTGTTTAAAGAGGCTAAACGAGAAGGGGCAAGCTATGGCTCTATGGGGACGATTTTTGCGTCCATCACCAAGCCTCGTGCCAGCATCATTCCAAGAGCAATTTTAAATCGTGCTACGCAGGTGGCGTTACCACTTTGTGCCATTGGCGGGATTGCCTTGGATAACATCTACCAGCTTAGAGATGATTTGAATGGACATGCCATCGAGTATATTGCGGTCAGTTCAGACATCATGGGGCATTCATCAGACAGCATTGCCAGTAAATGCCAAGCGTGGCGAAACAAACTAGAAAATTGGTAA